CTCAAATTATTGAACCGCCGTATACGGAACCGTACGTACGGTGGTGTGAGAGGGTCGAACGAATCAAAATTCCGATTCGTTCACTCTACTCGATTGTGAGGAAAGAAGAGATTTTTAGCGAATTATAAAGGTTGAGGGAAAATTCGAAAATAATGAAATAATTAAACTTTTAATCATTTTAATGATTAGAAAGTATGAAGTATATCAACGGTTCACACTTCATTTATGAAGAAAGTGCACTAGACAGGCTATGCATATTTTTTCCTTGCGGGGGGATACTGAACTTTGAAACTGTAGCTCCTGCAAGGAGGGAATTCAATTGACTCGCAACAAAGTAGAAATTTGCGGTGTAGATACTTCTAAGCTCCCTGTACTGAAAAACGAGGAGATGCGTGAGCTTTTTAAAGTGATGCAAGCTGGCGATCTTTCTGCTCGAGAAAAGCTCGTCAATGGGAATCTTCGCCTCGTACTAAGTGTTATTAAACGCTTTAATAATCGTGGAGAATTTGTTGATGACCTATTTCAAGTAGGTTGTATTGGTCTCATGAAATCCATAGACAATTTTGATTTAGGTCAAAATGTAAGATTCTCTACCTATGCAGTCCCGATGATTATCGGTGAAATTCGCCGTTATTTAAGGGATAATAATCCGATAAGGGTTTCCCGTTCCTTAAGGGATATTGCCTATAAAGCATTACAAGTACGGGAACGACTAATGAGTAAGACATCAAGGGAGCCGACAGCGGAAGAAATTAGTAAAGAACTTGAAGTTCCCCATGAAGAAATTGTGTTTGCTTTAGACGCAATACAGGACCCGGTGTCATTATTTGAACCGATTTATAATGACGGGGGAGATCCAATTTACGTCATGGATCAGCTTAGTGATGACAAAAACCGCGACAGTCATTGGGTAGAAGAACTGGCATTAAAAGAAGGAATGAAAAGATTAAATGATCGAGAAAAATTAATCATTCGCAAACGCTTTTTCCAAGGGAAGACTCAGATGGAAGTTGCGGAAGAAATTGGAATTTCACAAGCCCAAGTATCTAGGCTTGAAAAAGCAGCCATTAAACAAATGAATAAAAACATTAATTAGTTTTTTGAAAGTGTAAAGTTACATGAAAACAACTGAATTGAAAGATTTTTCAAGACCCTTTAATGATTTTTAAAGGGTCTTTATCTTGTTTTCATGCATATATTTAGGTAATAAGTTTACATGGGAAAGCGGGGAATACGGATGGTTCGCATTTCTGAATTTCAAGTGAAAGATGTTGTTAGTGTTTCCGATGGTCGGAAATTAGGAAATATATCCGATATTGAAATCGACCTTGATACAGGTCGGATCGTCGCAATCGTAATTAGTTCTGGAGGTAAGTTATTAGGCTTTTTTGGAAAAGAAGAGGATACCGTCATTCCTTGGAACCAAATTGTGAAAATTGGCGAAGATGTTATACTTGTTCGCTATAAGGATTCATATTATACTCAAGCCAAACTAGAACAACCTAAAGCATGAAAATAAAGTGACTCTTATTGTGTCATTATGGTAAACTAAAGAAAAAATGGTCGGGAGAATTGTCAAATGATGGAGCCGTTTCAATTAGTAAATGAAAGCTATTATTTGATCAAAGATTGGCAAATAAAAGATCCCTCACTTGTTGCAGGTTTCACCACAAGATTTGGGGGTGTCAGTGGAAAGCCGTTTGATGAATTGAATATGGGATTTCATGTAGGGGATCAAGTAGAAGACGTTCGTATAAATCGAAAGCGGTTGGCCAATTCGATTTCATTCCCTATTGACGAATGGATTGGGGCAGAGCAAACCCACAAACATCATATTCAATATGTAACATCGCTACATAAGGGGAGGGGCGCTCTTCAGTACGAAGACAGTTTACTTGATACGGATGGATTATATACAGATGAGTCGAATCTTTTCTTAACGTTATGCTATGCTGATTGTGTCCCTATTTATTTTCTTTCATTTGAGAAGAAGAAAATAGGAATCGTCCATGCCGGATGGAAAGGGACCGTACTCGGAATTGCAGCTGAATTAGTGAAAATATGGAAAAATCTAGGAATTCATGAAGATGAAATCCATGTTGTGATTGGCCCCTCCATTTGTGGTAATTGTTATATTGTAGATGACAGGGTGATCAACCAGGTGAAGAAGCGGCTATCTCCTAGCCAGGAGTTGCCATTTACCATGAAAGAGACGGGTCAATATTATTTAGATTTGAAGCGAATGAATGAATTGATCCTGAGGGAAGCAGGAATACCGAAACTTCAAATTCGAACGTCAAAGCTTTGCACGAGTTGTGATCATCGGTTTTTTTCCCATCGGAGGGATCATGGAAAAACAGGTAGAATGATCGGGTTTATCGGTTGGAAGGAGAATGGAAATGGTGGAAAAGGTAGTAAATAATTTAGAGATGATTCGGAAAAACATTGCGGATACGTGCCAACGCATCAATCGAGATCCTGCAGAAATTCAAATTATTGCTGTAACGAAATATGTATCAACAGAGCGAGCCATGGAAGCGTTAGATGCTGGAGTTTCTCACCTTGGTGAAAACCGTGATGATGGATTAATACATAAATATGAAATCCTAGGAGACAAGCCTACATGGCATTTTATCGGTACATTGCAAACAAGAAAAGTGAAGAATATCATCGATAAAGTATCATATATTCATTCCTTGGATCGGCTCTCTCTTGCTAAGGAGATCCATAAAAGAGCGGACAAGCCTATCTCTTGTTTTGTACAAGTGAATGTATCTGGGGAACAGTCGAAACATGGATTAGGGGAAGAAAGCGTAAAGGAATTTATTCTTCAATTAGAGGAGTTATCCCATATTCGAGTCGTTGGACTTATGACGATGGCACCTTTAACCGAAGATGAGCAAATCATCCGGTCCTGCTTTCGCAAATTAAAACAGCTGCAGCAGGAAATACAAAGTTTGAATTTGGAATATGCCCCATGTACAGAACTTTCAATGGGGATGAGCAATGACTATTTAATTGCAATCGAAGAAGGGGCTACATTTGTAAGAATTGGTACAGCACTTGTAGGCGAGTAAAAAATATAGACGGTTTTAGGATGAATCTCGAAACTATGTTTAAAAAGAGGACTGACTAGTCACTTTTTAGCTATTCGGATCCGCATAATGCTATAGTAATGGGAGGAATAATCGATGGGAATTAAATCGAAATTTAAAACGTTTTTCTTTTTAGATGAAGAAGATGAAGACGTTAAAGAAGATGGCGATCTAGATGAACATACAACATCGTCCAATCAAGTAAAACAGCAGCCTGTTAAACAAAATGTTGTGAGCTTGCAAAGTGTCCAGAAATCCTCTAAAGTTATTTTGATAGAGCCAAGAGTCTATGCGGAGGCGCAAGAGATTGCAGACCATCTAAAAAACCGTAAAGCGGTTGTGGTCAATTTACAACGGATCCAACATGATCAAGCCAAAAGAATTGTGGATTTCCTAAGTGGCACAGTCTACGCAATTGGTGGAGATATTCAACAGCTTGGCCCAAAAATATTTTTATGCACACCAGATAATGTCGAAGTCTCCGGTAATATTTCCCAGATGATGGAAGGCGATGAAATTGAAAATACAAGGTGGTAATAAGTAGAATGATTATTGTGATTCAGGGTATCGCGTTCCTTATTGAAATTTATTCATGGGCGCTCATTATTTATATTTTAATGTCATGGTTTCCAGGGGCTAGGGAAAATGCATTTGGCCGATTTTTAAGTTCTATTTGTGAGCCTTTTTTAGAACCTTTTAGGAAAATCATTCCTCCACTTGGCATGATTGATATTTCCCCAATTGTTGCCTTTATTGTGTTGAACCTAGCCAAAAAAGGGGTACAACAACTATATTTTTGGTTTTAATGAAAAGGACATTCCTCCATCCAAAAGTTCATGTATTCCGCTTTTATACAAAAAATCAAAAGACATGAAAGGAAGCGAACGGTTGGGAACCGGCTTCCTTTTTTCATAAAATAAAACTAGCCGTACGTCACAGGCAGGTGGCAGAAAAAAGGTATAACTGTAATTTGGAGAGAGAACAATGACTATTTATCAACATTTTCGCCCAGAAGAACACGAATTTATTGACAAGGTTTTAGGTTGGAAACAGATAGTGGAATCTCAATATGCCCCTAAGCTCACTGATTTTCTTGACCCGAGAGAACAGAAGATTGTTCAGTCAATCGTCGGAAATCACGGAGAGATATCGGTTTCTTTTTTTGGTGGTACTGAGCAAGCAGAGAGGAAGCGAGCCCTAATTTTTCCTGAATATTTTTCCCCAGAAGAAGGCGATTTTAATCTAATATTGTTTGAGGTTACATATCCAAAAAAGTTTATTGTCCTCGAGCATCGAAATGTACTTGGAAGTCTTATGGGATTGGGGTTACGACGTGAAAAATACGGAGACATATTGGCGGATGGAGATTGTTTCCAATTCTTCGTTACAAATGAAATCAAAGATTATGTGAAAATGAATCTAGATCAAATTGGGAGAGCCTCTATAACATTAGAGGAAAAGCCACTACATGAAGCTGTTCAGACAAAGGAGATATGGAGGGAACGTATGATTACAACAAGTTCTTTACGATTGGATACCATTCTTTCCTCCTTTACCCATCAATCAAGACAAAAAGTACAAAACCAAATTAAGTCAGGGCTTGTAAAAGTAAATTGGACGACTGTAGAAGAGACTTCATTTGAATGTGATGAAGGCGATGTCATTTCAGTAAGAGGAATTGGAAGAAGTAGGATTATGTCAGTT
The Oikeobacillus pervagus DNA segment above includes these coding regions:
- the sigG gene encoding RNA polymerase sporulation sigma factor SigG; translation: MTRNKVEICGVDTSKLPVLKNEEMRELFKVMQAGDLSAREKLVNGNLRLVLSVIKRFNNRGEFVDDLFQVGCIGLMKSIDNFDLGQNVRFSTYAVPMIIGEIRRYLRDNNPIRVSRSLRDIAYKALQVRERLMSKTSREPTAEEISKELEVPHEEIVFALDAIQDPVSLFEPIYNDGGDPIYVMDQLSDDKNRDSHWVEELALKEGMKRLNDREKLIIRKRFFQGKTQMEVAEEIGISQAQVSRLEKAAIKQMNKNIN
- a CDS encoding YlmC/YmxH family sporulation protein — encoded protein: MVRISEFQVKDVVSVSDGRKLGNISDIEIDLDTGRIVAIVISSGGKLLGFFGKEEDTVIPWNQIVKIGEDVILVRYKDSYYTQAKLEQPKA
- the pgeF gene encoding peptidoglycan editing factor PgeF, with the protein product MMEPFQLVNESYYLIKDWQIKDPSLVAGFTTRFGGVSGKPFDELNMGFHVGDQVEDVRINRKRLANSISFPIDEWIGAEQTHKHHIQYVTSLHKGRGALQYEDSLLDTDGLYTDESNLFLTLCYADCVPIYFLSFEKKKIGIVHAGWKGTVLGIAAELVKIWKNLGIHEDEIHVVIGPSICGNCYIVDDRVINQVKKRLSPSQELPFTMKETGQYYLDLKRMNELILREAGIPKLQIRTSKLCTSCDHRFFSHRRDHGKTGRMIGFIGWKENGNGGKGSK
- a CDS encoding YggS family pyridoxal phosphate-dependent enzyme, which translates into the protein MVEKVVNNLEMIRKNIADTCQRINRDPAEIQIIAVTKYVSTERAMEALDAGVSHLGENRDDGLIHKYEILGDKPTWHFIGTLQTRKVKNIIDKVSYIHSLDRLSLAKEIHKRADKPISCFVQVNVSGEQSKHGLGEESVKEFILQLEELSHIRVVGLMTMAPLTEDEQIIRSCFRKLKQLQQEIQSLNLEYAPCTELSMGMSNDYLIAIEEGATFVRIGTALVGE
- a CDS encoding cell division protein SepF; the encoded protein is MGIKSKFKTFFFLDEEDEDVKEDGDLDEHTTSSNQVKQQPVKQNVVSLQSVQKSSKVILIEPRVYAEAQEIADHLKNRKAVVVNLQRIQHDQAKRIVDFLSGTVYAIGGDIQQLGPKIFLCTPDNVEVSGNISQMMEGDEIENTRW
- a CDS encoding YggT family protein, whose product is MIIVIQGIAFLIEIYSWALIIYILMSWFPGARENAFGRFLSSICEPFLEPFRKIIPPLGMIDISPIVAFIVLNLAKKGVQQLYFWF
- a CDS encoding YlmH family RNA-binding protein is translated as MTIYQHFRPEEHEFIDKVLGWKQIVESQYAPKLTDFLDPREQKIVQSIVGNHGEISVSFFGGTEQAERKRALIFPEYFSPEEGDFNLILFEVTYPKKFIVLEHRNVLGSLMGLGLRREKYGDILADGDCFQFFVTNEIKDYVKMNLDQIGRASITLEEKPLHEAVQTKEIWRERMITTSSLRLDTILSSFTHQSRQKVQNQIKSGLVKVNWTTVEETSFECDEGDVISVRGIGRSRIMSVNGKTKKEKWRITIGTMN